One genomic window of Mastomys coucha isolate ucsf_1 unplaced genomic scaffold, UCSF_Mcou_1 pScaffold8, whole genome shotgun sequence includes the following:
- the Tmem174 gene encoding transmembrane protein 174: protein MEHSSNRPEDFPLNVFSVTPYTPSTADIQVSDDDKAGATLLFSGIFLGLVGITFTVMGWIKYQGVSHFEWTQLLGPILLSVGVTFILISVCKFKMLSCQLCSDNEERVPDSDQTSGGQSFVFTGINQPITFHGATVVQYIPPPYGSQEPLGMNATYLQPMMNPCGLVPPSGAAAATPSPPQYYTIYPQDNAAFVESEGFSPFVGAGYDRPGSDADQLEGTEMEEEDCVCFSPPPYEEIDALPR, encoded by the exons ATGGAGCACAGCAGTAATCGCCCAGAGGACTTCCCGCTTAACGTGTTCTCTGTCACTCCGTACACACCCAGTACCGCAGACATCCAGGTGTCCGACGACGACAAGGCGGGGGCCACTTTGCTTTTCTCGGGCATCTTTCTAGGACTGGTGGGGATCACGTTCACTGTCATGGGCTGGATCAAATACCAGGGTGTCTCCCACTTTGAATGGACCCAGCTCCTCGGACCCATCCTCCTGTCGGTCGGAGTGACATTCATCCTGATCTCTGTGTGCAAATTCAAAATGCTATCCTGCCAGTTGTGCTCAGATAATGAGGAAAGAGTCCCGGACTCGGACCAGACTTCGGGAGGACAGTCGTTCGTTTTCACCGGCATCAACCAGCCCATTACCTTCCACGGGGCCACCGTGGTGCAGTATATCCCCCCTCCTTATGGTTCTCAGGAGCCCCTGGGAATGAACGCCACCTACCTGCAACCCATGATGAACCCTTGCGGTCTCGTACCTCCTAGCGGAGCAGCGGCTGCCACACCAAGTCCTCCACAGTACTACACCATCTACCCCCAAGACAATGCTGCCTTTGTAGAGAGCGAGGGCTTCTCCCCTTTCGTGGGTGCTGGATATGACAG GCCCGGCTCTGATGCTGACCAGCTAGAAGGGActgagatggaagaggaggactGTGTatgcttctctcctcccccctatGAGGAGATAGACGCCCTACCTCGCTAG